The Kitasatospora paranensis genome has a window encoding:
- a CDS encoding class F sortase, with translation MSPDPAAPGPAHAERPPKRGVLSLLCLGVGAMVAGVALFVGAPDGAPARAPLPVAAAAAPSVAVASPAAPSASAARPAPAPAKAAPTAQAMAASAPTRLRIKAIGVDAPFTGLTLDPASGALNPPPVDNKNLVGWYQDGVSPGENGTAVVVGHVDTTTGPAVFLLLSSLKPGSTVDVARADGSTATFAVDSVQAFAKDAFPDQQVYGQAADPELRLITCGGAYDKTRKDYTDNVVVFAHLQSSTPVAH, from the coding sequence ATGTCCCCTGATCCCGCCGCCCCCGGCCCCGCGCACGCCGAGCGGCCCCCGAAGAGGGGCGTCCTGAGCCTGCTCTGCCTGGGCGTCGGGGCGATGGTCGCCGGTGTCGCGCTGTTCGTCGGTGCCCCGGACGGCGCCCCGGCCCGGGCCCCGCTCCCGGTGGCGGCCGCCGCCGCCCCTTCCGTCGCTGTCGCGTCCCCCGCCGCTCCCTCGGCGTCCGCGGCCCGCCCGGCGCCGGCCCCCGCCAAGGCCGCGCCCACGGCCCAGGCGATGGCCGCCTCCGCCCCCACCCGCCTGCGGATCAAGGCCATCGGCGTGGACGCCCCGTTCACCGGCCTGACCCTCGACCCGGCCTCCGGCGCGCTCAACCCGCCGCCGGTCGACAACAAGAACCTCGTCGGCTGGTACCAGGACGGCGTCTCGCCCGGCGAGAACGGCACCGCCGTGGTCGTCGGCCACGTCGACACCACGACCGGCCCGGCCGTGTTCCTGCTGCTCAGCAGCCTCAAGCCGGGCAGCACCGTCGACGTCGCCCGCGCCGACGGCAGCACCGCGACCTTCGCCGTCGACTCCGTCCAGGCCTTCGCCAAGGACGCCTTCCCCGACCAGCAGGTGTACGGGCAGGCCGCCGACCCCGAACTGCGCCTGATCACCTGCGGCGGCGCGTACGACAAGACCCGCAAGGACTACACCGACAACGTGGTGGTCTTCGC